CGGTTTTGCACACTGCAAAGTGGACATGGGTTCTCCTGAGCGCTCTGGCGCTGGTCACCGCGCTGGCCCTGGTGCTCCTTCCCCAAAGCCCACTGGCCCGTGTCGAGGAAGCCGGCCGCTACACCGAAGGGCTTGCCGGCGCGCCTCAACATCTCAATCCCCTCCTCGCCCAGTACAATAGCGTTGACCGCGATATCTGCGCCCTGCTGTTCGAGGGGCTGACCGCCTTCGACGAAGCCGGCCGGGTGGTGCCGCGCCTGGCCGAGCGCTGGGCAATCGCTCCCGATGGATTGACGTACACCTTTGTCCTGCGCAAGGGGGTGTACTGGCATGACGGCGCCCCCTTCACCGCCGACGACGTGGTCTTCACCGCCGGCGTCATGGCCGACCCCGGCTTCCAGGCCCTGGACCCCAGCGGCCTGTTCGACCTCTGGTCCAGCGTCAAGGTGGAGAAACTGGACGACTACACCGTTCGCTT
The DNA window shown above is from Anaerolineae bacterium and carries:
- a CDS encoding peptide ABC transporter substrate-binding protein is translated as MHTAKWTWVLLSALALVTALALVLLPQSPLARVEEAGRYTEGLAGAPQHLNPLLAQYNSVDRDICALLFEGLTAFDEAGRVVPRLAERWAIAPDGLTYTFVLRKGVYWHDGAPFTADDVVFTAGVMADPGFQALDPSGLFDLWSSVKVEKLDDYTVRFTLSEPFAPFLDYSTIGILPAHLLKQMPVPDLPKAAFNSQPVGTGPFMTDSVSAKEV